One part of the Vicia villosa cultivar HV-30 ecotype Madison, WI linkage group LG6, Vvil1.0, whole genome shotgun sequence genome encodes these proteins:
- the LOC131614406 gene encoding F-box/kelch-repeat protein At3g23880-like: MIRSPIVLHDELIAEILSILPVKSLLQFKCVCKSWKTLISDSAFIKLHLKRSATQIPMFAMILDRLKITPGESPDGNDDEYEENFSVFPYPTRSLLDNSSITLFDDPYYDVENKECSNVFASCNGLFLLASVIFTGPHKKYSFQLWNPATKTISKKFGYFCAIQYQSFTFGLGFDDSTDTYKVVVASRYIGNQLKSNVRVLSFGDDVWRSIESFPVVPLPFELNNYNIHDGVYVSGAVNWLAIRNNIDYHSWINMKLTINKTITVEHFVVVSLDLRTETYNQYLLPLDFDEVPSAQPIISVLGGCLCFSYSYKETDFVIWQMKKFGVEDSWTQFLKVSYQNLQIDYDLSGYMKYHFQLIPLLLFEDCDTLMLRSSQNFEAILYNWRDNRVKQIKVTATTKDFEFWDPVNYVESLVSIY; the protein is encoded by the coding sequence ATGATTCGGTCGCCGATCGTGCTTCACGATGAACTCATCGCCGAAATACTTTCCATTCTTCCCGTCAAATCTCTTCTTCAATTTAAGTGTGTCTGTAAGTCTTGGAAAACTCTCATCTCCGATTCCGCCTTCATCAAATTGCACCTCAAGAGATCAGCAACACAAATTCCGATGTTTGCAATGATCTTGGATCGCTTGAAGATTACTCCTGGCGAGTCTCCCGACGGTAATGACGATGAATATGAAGAGAATTTCAGTGTTTTTCCATATCCTACTCGTAGTTTACTGGATAATTCCTCAATCACCCTTTTTGACGATCCTTACTATGATGTGGAAAACAAAGAGTGCTCTAATGTATTTGCTTCCTGTAATGGATTGTTTCTTTTGGCCAGTGTTATCTTCACCGGTCCCCATAAAAAGTACTCGTTTCAATTGTGGAATCCAGCCACCAAGACAATATCTAAAAAGTTTGGATATTTTTGTGCTATTCAATATCAAAGTTTCACCTTTGGACTTGGATTTGATGATTCAACAGACACTTATAAAGTGGTGGTGGCGTCCCGTTACATTGGTAATCAACTGAAATCTAATGTGAGAGTTCTTAGCTTCGGTGATGATGTTTGGAGAAGCATAGAAAGTTTTCCGGTTGTTCCTCTTCCTTTTGAACTCAATAACTATAATATCCATGATGGTGTGTATGTTAGTGGTGCTGTTAACTGGTTGGCTATTCGCAACAACATTGACTACCATAGTTGGATTAATATGAAACTCACGATTAATAAGACTATCACAGTTGaacattttgttgttgtttctcTTGATTTGAGGACTGAGACGTATAATCAATATCTTTTGCCCCTTGATTTTGACGAAGTGCCGTCAGCTCAACCAATCATTAGTGTTTTAGGGGGTTGCCTATGTTTTTCTTATTCTTATAAGGAAACTGATTTTGTTATATGGCAGATGAAAAAATTTGGAGTTGAAGATTCTTGGACTCAATTTCTTAAAGTTAGTTATCAAAATCTTCAAATAGATTATGACTTGAGTGGCTATATGAAATATCATTTTCAATTGATACCGTTGCTTCTTTTCGAAGATTGTGATACACTTATGCTTAGGAGCTCTCAAAACTTTGAAGCAATTCTCTATAATTGGAGGGATAATAGAGTAAAGCAAATAAAAGTTACCGCAACaacaaaagattttgaattttgggACCCTGTCAATTATGTTGAAAGTTTAGTTTCAATTTATTAA
- the LOC131614407 gene encoding F-box/kelch-repeat protein At3g23880-like, with protein MKKVREKTDVALFVAGVFKMAILHLTAFLLFITNYLRFNHISTFIANKNIQSAASPSPVVLPDDLITKIFSFLPVKSLLRFRCLSKYWKTLISRPDFVKLHLQRSGTRNPLFTLITHRVKHVPEDSLYGSDEECEHSVVPYPIRSLLDNPSFTLFDDPYYHVRDKGCSDIVGSCNGLILLAGCFLDSWNGNQDDNYWLRVWNPATRTTSQTFGYFNDFSNSPSREFGFAFGCDNSTGIYKVVTSRVCRYEGTTEVRVLNLGSDVWRNIESFPVIPLHLEFGGLSIYGSVYLCGTLNWMAINHMDSYFWYSRDHKDITVEQFVIVSLDLGTETYNLYPMPHGFDEVPPREPMVGLLGGCLCFSYSYKETDFVIWKMKKFGVEDSWFQFLKISYQQLQIDHDFSVDWRKEYFELVPLLLSEDGDTLVLKSNEENQAILYNWRHNRVERTKVIVSRTITDNRTSDHVFWKDAKDYVESLVPIF; from the coding sequence ATGAAGAAAGTTAGGGAGAAAACCGATGTTGCATTATTTGTAGCCGGGGTATTTAAAATGGCAATACTCCACCTAACGGCATTTCTCTTATTCATTACAAACTATTTACGTTTCAACCACATTTCTACGTTCATTGCAAATAAGAATATTCAATCAGCCGCATCTCCGTCGCCTGTGGTCCTCCCCGACGATCTCATCACCAAGATATTTTCCTTTCTACCCGTCAAATCTCTTCTTAGATTTAGATGTCTAAGTAAGTATTGGAAAACACTCATTTCCCGTCCCGATTTTGTGAAATTACATCTTCAGAGATCAGGGACACGAAATCCTCTCTTCACACTAATCACGCATCGCGTAAAACATGTCCCCGAAGATTCCTTATATGGTAGTGACGAGGAATGTGAGCACAGTGTTGTTCCATACCCTATACGCAGTTTACTCGACAACCCTTCATTTACCCTTTTTGACGATCCTTACtatcatgtgagagacaaaggaTGCTCTGATATAGTTGGTTCATGCAATGGACTAATTCTTTTGGCCGGATGTTTTCTTGATAGTTGGAACGGCAATCAGGATGATAACTATTGGCTCCGTGTTTGGAATCCAGCCACCAGGACAACGTCTCAAACTTTTGGGTATTTTAATGATTTTAGTAATTCTCCATCTCGAGAATTTGGTTTTGCATTTGGTTGTGATAATTCAACAGGCATTTATAAAGTTGTGACGTCTCGTGTTTGTCGTTATGAAGGGACGACCGAGGTGAGAGTTCTTAATTTGGGTAGCGATGTTTGGAGAAATATTGAAAGTTTTCCTGTCATTCCTCTTCATTTGGAGTTTGGCGGTCTTAGTATATATGGTAGTGTGTATTTATGTGGCACTCTTAATTGGATGGCCATTAATCACATGGACAGTTACTTTTGGTATTCTCGTGACCATAAGGATATTACAGTTGAACAGTTTGTTATTGTTTCTCTTGATTTGGGAACCGAGACATACAATCTGTATCCAATGCCACATGGTTTTGATGAAGTACCACCTAGAGAACCAATGGTCGGTCTATTAGGGGGCTGTCTTTGTTTTTCTTATTCTTATAAAGAAACTGATTTTGTTATATGGAAGATGAAGAAATTTGGGGTCGAGGATTCTTGGTTTCAATTCCTTAAAATTAGTTATCAGCAGCTTCAAATAGATCATGACTTTAGTGTTGATTGGAGAAAGGAATATTTTGAATTGGTGCCGTTGCTTCTATCTGAAGATGGTGATACACTAGTACTTAAAAGCAATGAAGAAAACCAAGCAATTCTCTATAATTGGAGACATAATAGAGTAGAGCGGACAAAAGTTATTGTAAGTAGAACTATTACCGATAATAGGACTAGCGATCATGTATTTTGGAAGGATGCCAAGGATTACGTTGAAAGCTTAGTTCCAATTTTTTGA
- the LOC131614408 gene encoding ACT domain-containing protein ACR9-like codes for MAAFSLQDIFNSFLGLPVEFEVEISGHVPSARVLVLMGGFLFVNVDEFCLWIKNDISTDGRWCYMIFWVIPHPDSLKVDWESLKTRLLSPCPSCLFSYHFKQQSSNPSPNQIYLLKVWIFYHKGLLYDINEILCNLQLTIQRVKVMPTPDGRALDLFFITDEMELFHTKKRRDDVCEYLMEALGEKCISSELQLAGPEYDGHLQGFSSLPPAYSEELFGPELSDKVWLHPLSQDMTTLKKPSVTVDNTLSPAHTLLQIQCVDQKGLCYDIMRISKDSGIKVAYGRFTSSVKGFQNIDLFVQQKEDGQKIIDPERHKTLCATLKEEMLHPLRVIIVNRGPDRELLVANPVELSGGGRPRVLYDVTLALKALGVFIFSAKVVRHSTQERQWEVYRFLLEESREFSLDSSKARSQIVDKVRRTLMGW; via the exons ATGGCTGCTTTTTCGTTGCAGGATATTTTTAACTC GTTTCTTGGGCTTCCTGTTGAGTTTGAAGTTGAGATCTCGGGGCATGTTCCCAGTGCTAG AGTTTTGGTGTTGATGGGTGGGTTTCTATTTGTGAATGTTGATGAGTTTTGTTTATGGATTAAAAATG ATATTTCGACGGATGGAAGATGGTGCTACATGATCTTTTGGGTTATTCCGCATCCTGACTCACTCAAAGTTGACTGGGAAAGCTTGAAGACAAGGCTTCTTTCACCTTGTCCTTCATGTTTGTTTTCTTATCATTTCAAACAACAATCCTCTAATCCTTCCCCAAATCAAATTTACTTGTTGAAGGTTTGGATTTTTTATCATAAAGGATTATTATACG ATATCAACGAAATCTTGTGTAACCTCCAACTTACGATTCAGCGAGTTAAAGTGATGCCAACTCCTGATGGAAGGGCCCTAGATTTGTTCTTTATCACTGATGAAAT ggAATTGTTTCACACGAAAAAGCGGCGAGACGATGTATGTGAATATCTTATGGAAGCTTTAGGAGAGAAATGTATCTCCAGTGAGCTTCAGTTGGCTGGACCTGAATATGATGGACATTTGCAGGGGTTTTCTTCTCTTCCACCAGCTTATTCTGAAGAACTATTTGGTCCTGAGTTATCAGACAAGGTGTGGCTGCATCCTCTCAGTCAAGACATGACAACACTGAAAAAACCGAGTGTTACTGTGGATAATACGTTGAGCCCGGCTCATACCTTGCTTCAGATACAGTGTGTTGATCAAAAGGGCTTGTGTTATGACATTATGAGGATTTCAAAGGATTCTGGTATTAAG GTTGCTTATGGTAGATTCACTTCAAGTGTGAAAGGCTTTCAAAATATTGACTTATTTGTTCAACAAAAAGAAGATGGGCAAAAGATCATAGATCCCGAACGTCATAAAACTCTATGTGCTACCTTAAAAGAAGAGATGCTTCATCCTTTACGGGTAATTATAGTGAACCGTGGTCCTGATAGAGAACTACTGGTTGCCAATCCTGTAGAATTGTCCGGAGGGGGAAGACCTCGTGTTCTCTATGACGTTACATTGGCCTTAAAAGCATTGGGAGTATTCATTTTCTCG GCTAAAGTTGTTAGACATTCGACACAAGAACGCCAGTGGGAAGTCTACAGGTTTTTGTTGGAGGAAAGTCGGGAATTTTCACTGGACAGCAGTAAAGCAAGAAGTCAGATTGTGGACAAAGTTAGAAGAACATTGATGGGTTGGTAA
- the LOC131612134 gene encoding dnaJ protein ERDJ3B-like: protein MAHRRVKLLFLLCALCYALNSFAAKSYYDILQVSKSAGDDQIKRAYRKLALKYHPDKNPRNEEANKKFAEINNVLRISELSC, encoded by the exons ATGGCACATCGAAGAGTGAAATTGCTGTTCCTTCTCTGCGCTCTTTGTTATGCACTCAATTCCTTTGCCGC AAAGAGCTATTACGATATACTGCAAGTGTCGAAGAGTGCGGGGGATGATCAGATTAAGAGAGCGTATAGGAAACTGGCATTGAAGTATCATCCTGATAAGAATCCGAGGAATGAAGAAGCTAATAAGAAATTCGCGGAGATTAACAATG TTCTCAGGATTTCGGAACTGTCATGTTAG